In the genome of Megalops cyprinoides isolate fMegCyp1 chromosome 7, fMegCyp1.pri, whole genome shotgun sequence, one region contains:
- the atf7a gene encoding cyclic AMP-dependent transcription factor ATF-7a, with product MGDDRPFVCNAQGCGQRFTNEDHLAVHKHKHEMTLKFGPARTDSVIIADQTPTPTRFLKNCEEVGLFNELASSFEQEFRKAQEDDDKRAKNPLPAPPQSGALDMTLQTPSDVKVKEEEPVEVDSSPPGSPDSISSKSDSSKEPMETPPKPAVSSAPTPTIVRPGSLPIHMGYDALHPTMPSPTSVITQAPPSNRQLGSPTGPYPMMMHLPNGQAVPVLPGSVQMPSVISLARPMCMVPNIPGIPGPPLGGNNSGSSSPSGYNPHSEAKMRLKAALSQQTPAGQNCGAVAMGSSTMVPQRQEQSQLLVQQPDAPSPAQPQVSPAQPTGGRRRRTAEDDPDERRQRFLERNRAAASRCRQKRKLWVNSLEKKAEELTSMNVSLSNEVSLLRNEVAHLKQLLLAHKDCPVTTMQKKTAYLGEESLKELSEPTGSPAAVIQHSSLAPSPSAGPNGLSARAAAEAVAMSVLAGMGSQRGGESGGGSSSHVIMATQSQPAAR from the exons ACCAGACTCCCACACCAACCCGCTTCCTGAAGAACTGTGAGGAGGTGGGGCTTTTCAATGAGCTGGCAAGCTCCTTCGAGCAGGAGTTCCGCAAGGCCCAGGAGGATGATGACAAGAGGGCCAAAAACCCT CTGCCTGCACCTCCCCAAAGTGGTGCCCTGGACATGACTCTACAGACCCCCTCAGATGTAAAGGTGAAAGAGGAAGAACCAGTAGAGGTTGACTCTTCACCCCCAGGCAGTCCTGACTCCATCTCCAGCAAGTCTGACAGCAGCAAGGAACCAATG GAGACCCCCCCGAAGCCAGCAGTGAGCtcggcccccactcccaccatTGTGCGGCCGGGCTCCCTGCCCATCCACATGGGTTATGATGCCCTGCACCCCACTATGCCCTCCCCGACGTCAGTCATCACCCAGGCCCCACCTTCCAATCGCCAGCTTGG CTCTCCCACAGGTCCTTACCCAATGATGATGCATCTTCCTAATGGACAGGCAGTTCCTGTCCTCCCGGGCTCAGTTCAGATGCCGTCTGTCATATCT ctggCCCGGCCCATGTGCATGGTACCCAACATTCCTGGGATCCCTGGCCCCCCACTGGGTGGCAACAACAGCGGCTCATCATCCCCCTCTGGGTACAACCCGCACTCCGAGGCCAAGATG AGACTGAAGGCAGCGCTGTCCCAGCAGACCCCTGCAGGGCAGAACTGTGGGGCTGTTGCTATGGGGTCCAGCACCATGGTGCctcagagacaggagcagagccAGCTGCTCGTGCAGCAACCAGATGCCCCATCGCCCGCACAGCCACAG GTTTCACCGGCCCAGCCTACTGGTGGGCGGAGACGGAGGACGGCCGAGGATGATCCTGATGAGAGAAGACAGCGCTTCCTGGAGCGGAACCGGGCAGCAGCCTCACGTTGCCGACAGAAACGCAAGTTGTGGGTCAACTCTCTGGAGAAGAAGGCCGAGGAGTTGACTTCCATgaatgtctctctgtct AACGAGGTGTCTCTGTTACGGAACGAGGTTGCCCATctgaaacagctgctgctggcccacAAGGACTGTCCTGTGACCACTATGCAGAAAAAGACTGCCTACCTGG GGGAAGAGAGCCTGAAGGAGCTGTCGGAGCCCACAGGCTCCCCAGCGGCCGTCATCCAGCACAGCTCCCTGGCCCCCAGCCCCTCAGCTGGGCCCAACGGGCTGAGTGCGCGGGCGGCGGCCGAGGCGGTGGCCATGTCTGTGCTGGCGGGGATGGGCAGCCAGCGGGGGGGTGAGAGTGGGGGCGGCTCCTCCTCCCATGTCATCATGGCCACACAGTCCCAGCCAGCCGCCAGATGA